One region of Chelonoidis abingdonii isolate Lonesome George chromosome 14, CheloAbing_2.0, whole genome shotgun sequence genomic DNA includes:
- the LOC116828380 gene encoding olfactory receptor 5AP2-like → MGNQTAITEFILLGFGDLPELQPLLFLLFLVIYVLTIAGNILIVVLVVADQHLHFFLGNLSCLETCYTSNILPRMLATFLTGDRTISFNGCLTQYYFFGCLAAAECYLLAAMSYDRYLAICKPLHYAVFMNGRSCLQLATVSWVSGFLANTTSTFFISNLIFCDHNVIDHFFCDSFPMMKLSCSDTHLTGLLTSIVACLCSLPPFLLTMTSYIYIITSILRIPSATGRQKAFSTCSSHLIVVTVFYGSILIVYVLPHSNRLKDFNKFFSVFYTVLTPMVNPLIYSLRNKEVKEALRKAFNKCKDFKTLQKIQIASS, encoded by the coding sequence ATGGGAAACCAAACAGCCATCACAgaattcatcctcctgggattTGGGGATCTCCCTGAACTTCAgccccttctcttcctgctgtttctAGTGATCTATGTTTTGACCATAGCTGGGAACATCCTCATCGTTGTGCTAGTTGTGGCTGATCAGCACCTTcacttcttcctggggaacttgtcctgcttaGAGACCTGCTACACTTCCAACATCCTGCCCAGGATGTTGGCCACTTTTCTGACAGGGGACAGAACCATTTCATTCAATGGGTGTCTCACACAATATTATTTCTTTGGATGCTTAGCAGCTGCAGAATGTTATCTCCTAGCAGCCATGTCTTATGATCGATACCTAGCAATATGCAAACCACTGCATTATGCTGTCTTCATGAATGGCAGGTCCTGCCTCCAGCTGGCTACAGTGTCTTGGGTAAGTGGTTTTCTGGCTAATACTACATCAACATTTTTTATCTCCAACTTAATCTTCTGTGATCACAATGTAATtgaccatttcttctgtgattcCTTCCCAATGATGAAACTCTCCTGCAGTGATACTCatctgactggacttttaacctCCATTGTGGCTTGCTTATGCTCACTTCCTCCGTTTCTATTAACTATGACATCCTATATTTATATCATTACCTCcatcctgagaatcccttccGCCACCGGGAGGCAAAAGGCATTTTCCACCTGCTCTTCCCATCTTATTGTGGTTACAGTTTTCTATGGGTCGATACTGATTGTGTATGTGCTTCCGCATAGCAACAGATTGAAGGACTTTAACAAATTCTTCTCTGTCTTTTACACCGTCTTGACTCCTATGGTCAATCcactcatctacagcctgagaaacaaagaaGTAAAGGAGGCCCTGAGGAAAGCTTTCAATAAATGTAAGGATTTTAAGACACTGCAGAAAATTCAGATTGCTTCAAGTTAG